From the Pseudobacteriovorax antillogorgiicola genome, the window GTGTTCACGATCACCTAGACGAGAATGGGGTGCTGGTATTTGATACTAGGCCTGCAAGGCAATCACTCCAGACTCTTCGTGAAGAGGACTTCTCGATGGTTAGTGAAACCTCATTAAATAAAAATATCAGTATGAAGGTATACTATAAAACTCAATACAACCCCATGACTCAAATCATTAAATACGATACCAAACGAGAATACTATTCTCATAATCGACTTGAGAATGAGATTTATGGAGAAGTAGACCTGAAATTAACATTCCCTGTGGAGATGGAGCACCTACTGAAGTCCTGTGGATTTATTATTGAAGACATATTTTCAAGCTTCAACAGAGATCCTGTCGACCTAGAAGGTGGCAAATTAGTCTACGTGTGTAGAAAGGTCTCGCTTGTGCCTAGTCAAGTTGAATTCTCGGCTAGGTGACAAGGAGCGAGCGAGGAGACAGTACGTGCTGGGTACGGTAACGAGCGAGTGACAAAGTCAACAACGCCGAAACTTCAAATCGACTAGGCACTAGTATAGATGTCATCGTATCGTCGAGTCAGCCTTCCTGAGCAAGACGCTGACCAGAAGTTTTCGTGGTCAAAATCCATGGATAATAGAATGTACTTTACAGCAACTGGTGCTTAATATGAACACCCATTAGTGTTCAGAGGAAGAAAAAATCTGTCTAAACGAGATCTACCAATCTTGGTAGAAGAATATTGGACTTAAGGTTCAGATGGCAAGTCTGCTAAAATCATTCGATCTGTGGTTGAAAAAATTGAATGTGTCACCTAGAGGTCATCCTATGTATCATAAAGATGACTTCACAAAAAATGGGAAAGAATTCATAAAATTCAGGAAACTCTTACCAGACTAACCAATGTGTTTTTAAAATAATCCTT encodes:
- a CDS encoding class I SAM-dependent DNA methyltransferase — its product is MSNENPSEFSATEIYDLENESEYEPERRFLLQSARELGNKVLDIACGTGIVSNWLAERGVKVTGVDLSEDMLASAKGKNYADRCRYHLMDMRALQLSETFPLAYLTGNSFMFLLTLDDQRRFLTGVHDHLDENGVLVFDTRPARQSLQTLREEDFSMVSETSLNKNISMKVYYKTQYNPMTQIIKYDTKREYYSHNRLENEIYGEVDLKLTFPVEMEHLLKSCGFIIEDIFSSFNRDPVDLEGGKLVYVCRKVSLVPSQVEFSAR